One window from the genome of Streptococcus salivarius encodes:
- a CDS encoding GAF domain-containing protein, with protein sequence MTNEEKKSAYELMLAQAKVLFANEDNALANFSNASALLNTTLPNSVFTGFYLMDNVKNELILGPFQGNVSCVRIALGKGVCGQSAAENRTLIVEDVTKHDNYIACDSAARSEIVVPMVKDGKLVGVLDLDSHQVGDYNDLDQDYLEAFVKILLEKTELTFGMFEVN encoded by the coding sequence ATGACTAACGAAGAAAAAAAATCAGCCTATGAATTAATGCTAGCACAGGCTAAGGTGCTTTTTGCCAATGAAGACAATGCTTTGGCCAACTTTTCTAATGCCTCAGCTCTCTTGAATACAACCCTGCCAAATTCTGTGTTCACAGGCTTCTACCTGATGGATAATGTCAAGAATGAGTTAATCCTTGGTCCTTTCCAAGGTAATGTTTCTTGTGTTCGAATTGCCCTAGGTAAGGGTGTTTGTGGCCAGTCTGCAGCTGAAAATAGAACCCTAATTGTCGAAGATGTCACCAAACACGACAATTACATCGCTTGTGATTCCGCTGCTCGAAGTGAAATTGTTGTACCAATGGTCAAAGATGGCAAATTAGTTGGTGTTCTCGATTTGGATTCTCACCAAGTAGGAGACTATAACGACCTAGACCAAGATTATCTTGAAGCATTTGTCAAAATTCTACTCGAGAAAACCGAGCTTACATTTGGAATGTTTGAGGTAAACTAA